The following proteins come from a genomic window of Chlamydiales bacterium:
- a CDS encoding alpha/beta hydrolase, whose translation MVAENLIEVGKQKIWTEVVGYPSDCPILLMTGAGSHAHFWSDFFCEFFLKAGFYLIRYDHRDTGLSDPSEDGYELRDLVEDAIGILNHYNISSAHVIGHSMGGYIGQLMAFLYPDRMKSLTVIATGPVGETETIIKPHTREEQEVIHTTCLAMIRNRPTSNFEESYEGFRTVWERLNGTAPLDEELARAYTEEMFTRSKYPLGANHHHVKVMQKIAETLKERREIFSSITLPTLIIHGEEDYLVLVERGGKALKEKLPHAKWALIPKMGHMFFNYSIQELLSKGIISFLQGIN comes from the coding sequence ATGGTAGCAGAAAACCTTATTGAGGTCGGAAAGCAGAAAATTTGGACTGAAGTCGTTGGTTATCCCTCTGATTGTCCTATTCTTCTCATGACTGGTGCGGGGTCACATGCCCATTTTTGGAGCGATTTTTTCTGTGAATTTTTTCTTAAAGCGGGATTCTATCTGATTCGCTATGACCATCGTGATACAGGACTTTCTGATCCAAGTGAAGATGGCTATGAACTTCGAGATCTTGTAGAAGATGCCATTGGGATTCTGAATCATTACAATATTTCCTCAGCTCATGTGATTGGACACTCAATGGGAGGGTACATAGGTCAGCTCATGGCTTTTTTATATCCTGATCGTATGAAAAGTCTGACTGTCATCGCCACAGGTCCGGTAGGGGAAACGGAGACGATTATCAAACCGCATACAAGGGAAGAACAAGAGGTCATACATACAACCTGTCTTGCTATGATCAGAAATCGTCCAACAAGTAATTTTGAAGAGAGTTATGAGGGTTTTCGGACTGTCTGGGAGCGTCTAAATGGGACTGCACCTCTTGATGAGGAGCTCGCGCGAGCCTACACTGAAGAGATGTTTACTCGTTCTAAATACCCATTGGGTGCGAATCATCATCATGTGAAAGTGATGCAGAAGATTGCTGAAACTTTAAAAGAGCGTAGGGAAATCTTTTCCTCCATTACCCTTCCAACTTTGATCATTCATGGTGAAGAGGATTATCTTGTTTTGGTGGAACGAGGAGGAAAAGCGCTAAAAGAAAAGCTTCCCCATGCGAAATGGGCTTTGATTCCAAAAATGGGTCATATGTTTTTTAATTATTCCATTCAAGAACTTCTTTCCAAAGGAATTATTTCTTTTCTACAAGGCATCAATTAG
- a CDS encoding putative Na+/H+ antiporter, whose translation MTFQIISTMIFFLAILHTFLTPALLSYSRKIAKLKDIYPQKWNLYHFLSEVLYLLSEVEVVFGLWLFPLLIAFTWLKGWDETLHYLNTRQYTHAIYITVILVVIGSRPIITFAENILESIARLGKDSPAAWWWSILTISPLIGALIKEPAAMALSAILLSKKFYPYGPSRNFSYATLGLLFANISVGGMLTSFSSRALFIVANKWDWSWSYMFTRFGWKGMLGIFISTSLYYLFFRHEFKSRRFPKILVPLKKKETRSTPLWITLIHLCFLVLIVITGEITLIFLGIFLLFLGFWKATTFYQTPLHLQSAVLVGFFFASLIIHGELQSWWIIPLMQNLNYFGAMGVSFLLSAFMDNAVISYITLELPKYDDLKHYLVIVGAMSAGSLTVIANAPNPVGHALLRGSFNGKISFFFLFLGGVMPALIYLFLFWIFQ comes from the coding sequence ATGACTTTTCAGATCATCTCTACGATGATTTTTTTCCTAGCTATTCTTCACACTTTTCTGACCCCTGCCTTATTGAGTTATTCCAGAAAGATTGCCAAACTGAAAGATATTTATCCTCAAAAATGGAACCTGTATCATTTTTTATCTGAAGTTCTCTATCTTTTGAGTGAAGTTGAGGTGGTCTTCGGCTTATGGCTATTTCCTCTCCTCATCGCTTTTACTTGGTTGAAAGGGTGGGATGAGACATTGCACTATCTCAATACTCGTCAGTATACTCATGCCATCTATATTACTGTTATCTTAGTTGTGATTGGCTCCCGTCCTATCATTACTTTTGCAGAAAATATTCTCGAATCAATTGCCCGCCTTGGTAAGGATTCACCAGCTGCATGGTGGTGGAGTATTTTGACAATAAGTCCATTGATCGGTGCGCTTATTAAAGAACCAGCCGCTATGGCTCTTTCAGCGATTCTTTTGAGTAAAAAATTTTATCCTTATGGACCAAGTCGAAATTTTTCCTATGCAACGCTAGGTTTGTTATTCGCCAATATTTCAGTGGGTGGAATGTTGACGAGCTTCTCTTCACGTGCCCTTTTTATTGTCGCAAACAAATGGGATTGGAGTTGGAGTTATATGTTTACAAGATTTGGGTGGAAGGGGATGTTAGGCATCTTCATCTCGACAAGTTTGTATTATCTTTTTTTTCGTCATGAGTTTAAAAGCAGAAGATTTCCAAAAATCCTTGTGCCATTGAAAAAAAAGGAGACTAGATCTACCCCTCTATGGATTACTCTAATCCATCTTTGTTTTCTTGTTCTGATTGTTATTACTGGGGAAATCACTCTAATTTTTCTCGGAATTTTTCTTCTTTTTTTAGGTTTTTGGAAAGCAACCACATTTTACCAAACCCCTCTTCATCTTCAATCAGCAGTGCTAGTGGGATTTTTCTTTGCAAGTCTGATCATCCATGGTGAGTTGCAATCATGGTGGATCATCCCTCTTATGCAAAATCTAAACTATTTTGGGGCAATGGGTGTGAGTTTTCTCCTTTCTGCTTTTATGGATAATGCAGTGATTAGTTATATCACTCTTGAACTTCCTAAATATGATGATCTCAAACATTATCTAGTGATTGTAGGAGCTATGTCGGCAGGTTCCCTTACTGTGATCGCAAATGCTCCCAATCCTGTGGGACATGCATTGCTTCGTGGATCATTTAATGGAAAAATTTCTTTTTTCTTTCTTTTTCTTGGAGGAGTGATGCCTGCGCTGATTTATTTGTTTTTATTTTGGATATTTCAATAA